From the genome of Nitrosopumilus sp., one region includes:
- a CDS encoding mRNA surveillance protein Pelota has translation MIIKIIDENSVSVIPEDSEDLLNLRRIIKKNDRVIGDTTRVLKQDKDYSRPDKGERIKVRIALTIEKISLDDVLDRLRVGGTIFESSNESVPHGSHHSFILRFNDGITISKKKWSQSEKKLLESSNNQMSFVLVAIDTSDSGIARLRGTHLEFMPNIYSGSGGKRYKTNFNIEKYFEQVYQAILTIFKKEDTIVIFGPGETRKRFANFIEKSQKLQKCKIQVIEGIDSGGEDGIYIFTKSQTMQEIMSDSRLAKASSIIDEVMVLANQKSKKFTMGHDETFNANQMGAVESVVFSDKIIQDNDEQQIMDFLNDLENKGVKIYSVDSSTDIGLRVTGLGGIVSLLRYSVEF, from the coding sequence ATGATCATAAAGATAATAGATGAAAATTCAGTTTCTGTAATTCCAGAAGATTCCGAAGATCTTTTGAACTTGCGTCGGATAATTAAAAAAAATGACAGAGTGATTGGCGATACAACAAGAGTTCTAAAACAAGATAAAGATTATTCAAGACCAGATAAAGGAGAAAGAATTAAGGTTAGAATTGCATTAACCATAGAAAAAATTTCGCTTGATGATGTGCTGGATAGATTAAGGGTGGGGGGCACAATTTTTGAGTCTAGTAATGAGTCAGTACCTCACGGTTCGCATCATTCATTCATTTTAAGATTTAATGATGGCATCACCATATCAAAGAAAAAATGGTCACAGAGTGAAAAAAAACTTTTAGAGTCAAGTAACAACCAAATGAGTTTTGTGTTAGTTGCGATTGATACTAGTGATAGTGGAATTGCAAGACTAAGGGGAACGCATTTAGAATTCATGCCAAATATTTATTCAGGTTCAGGTGGAAAGAGATACAAAACTAATTTCAATATTGAAAAATATTTTGAACAAGTATATCAGGCAATACTAACCATTTTCAAGAAAGAGGACACAATAGTGATTTTTGGTCCAGGTGAAACAAGGAAAAGGTTTGCAAATTTTATTGAAAAATCACAAAAGCTTCAAAAATGTAAGATTCAAGTCATAGAAGGAATAGATTCGGGTGGAGAAGACGGAATTTACATTTTTACAAAATCACAAACAATGCAAGAAATAATGTCAGACAGCAGATTGGCCAAAGCTTCATCAATTATTGATGAAGTGATGGTTCTTGCCAATCAAAAGAGTAAAAAGTTTACAATGGGCCACGATGAAACTTTTAATGCAAACCAAATGGGAGCTGTAGAGTCAGTGGTGTTTTCTGACAAAATAATTCAAGACAATGATGAGCAGCAAATAATGGATTTTCTCAACGATCTTGAGAATAAGGGAGTAAAAATTTACAGTGTGGATTCTTCCACAGATATTGGGTTAAGAGTGACAGGCTTAGGCGGAATAGTTTCTCTATTACGATATTCAGTAGAATTTTAG
- a CDS encoding divalent cation tolerance protein CutA produces MKLVIIISTYPTKKSISEIANELVKNKTVACVNISKITSIYSWKNKVENTSEYLAMFKTTIKNKTVLKKKIKETHPYEVPEIVEIDVASANRSYLNWLVESTN; encoded by the coding sequence ATGAAACTGGTGATAATCATCTCTACATATCCAACCAAAAAATCAATCTCTGAGATTGCAAATGAACTTGTAAAAAATAAGACAGTTGCATGCGTTAACATTTCTAAAATTACTTCAATTTATTCTTGGAAAAACAAAGTGGAAAATACCTCTGAATATTTAGCTATGTTCAAAACCACAATAAAAAACAAAACTGTTCTAAAGAAGAAAATCAAAGAAACTCATCCCTATGAGGTTCCTGAAATAGTTGAAATTGATGTTGCTTCTGCCAACCGATCATATTTGAATTGGTTGGTAGAATCTACAAACTAA
- a CDS encoding PDZ domain-containing protein — MAWVVIVVITKALKFEKYGFEIKAYSLVYKNKSVNDVLIKILGRTRRGIRVFADVSVIAGFVMMGFAFWFLLNNVSNFFVAQSEFSELTVLIPGVTLTSAPAITYFLLSIPIVLVIHEGAHGIVAALEKIKIKTGGFAIFIAMFAGFVEPDEEEFEKAKKISKLRVIGAGATSNVIFALVLGAILLTNPFFAMVLPEPLLGMFFEEPEGVLILSIIENSGAEKAGLLANDIITAINGIPIHSPMDFPSLNPGETASVSILRDSNALEYGLQVMPSPDDPERGLIGIMRDNSFAYTPVLNFIEWNDPNVSMFLLWLWMISFFIGIINMLPLPILDGGKFIHTIIDKRISDKSVNIVMWGIYAFTFALFGLNIALSYMKSGWFTI; from the coding sequence ATGGCATGGGTTGTCATTGTTGTCATTACAAAAGCTCTCAAATTTGAAAAGTATGGTTTCGAGATAAAAGCATACAGTCTTGTTTACAAAAATAAAAGTGTCAACGATGTTTTAATCAAAATACTAGGAAGAACAAGGAGAGGCATCAGAGTATTTGCAGATGTAAGTGTAATTGCAGGATTTGTGATGATGGGCTTTGCATTTTGGTTTTTATTAAATAATGTTTCAAACTTTTTTGTCGCACAATCAGAATTCTCAGAACTAACGGTACTAATTCCCGGAGTAACATTGACATCTGCACCTGCCATAACGTACTTTTTACTATCAATTCCAATTGTATTGGTAATTCATGAAGGTGCACATGGTATTGTAGCAGCATTAGAAAAAATTAAAATCAAAACAGGAGGTTTTGCAATATTTATTGCCATGTTTGCAGGATTTGTAGAGCCAGATGAGGAAGAATTTGAAAAAGCCAAAAAGATTTCCAAATTAAGAGTGATTGGTGCAGGGGCAACATCAAATGTAATTTTTGCATTGGTATTAGGGGCAATATTACTAACAAATCCATTTTTTGCAATGGTATTACCTGAACCTCTTCTGGGAATGTTTTTTGAGGAACCCGAAGGAGTATTGATACTTTCAATCATAGAGAATTCAGGAGCTGAAAAGGCAGGACTACTTGCAAACGACATCATCACCGCTATTAACGGTATACCGATTCATAGTCCGATGGATTTCCCCAGTCTAAATCCAGGAGAAACAGCTAGCGTCTCAATATTGAGAGATAGTAATGCATTAGAATATGGATTACAAGTGATGCCATCACCAGATGATCCTGAAAGAGGACTGATAGGGATTATGAGGGACAATTCATTTGCATACACACCCGTATTGAATTTTATCGAGTGGAATGATCCAAATGTCTCCATGTTTTTGTTATGGCTATGGATGATTTCATTTTTTATCGGAATCATCAACATGCTTCCATTGCCAATATTAGATGGTGGAAAATTCATTCATACAATAATCGATAAAAGAATTTCTGACAAGTCAGTCAACATTGTCATGTGGGGAATTTACGCATTCACATTTGCTCTGTTTGGACTTAACATTGCTTTATCATACATGAAATCTGGATGGTTCACAATTTAG
- a CDS encoding acylphosphatase → MSSQRVRLFVAGKVQGVFFRQSLKVIAKKNNVFGWVRNLSDGRVEAVLEGDEEKINVLIEWAHGGPANSRVQSVDIKNEKFIAEFSKFDVLY, encoded by the coding sequence ATGTCAAGTCAGCGTGTTAGACTTTTTGTAGCTGGAAAAGTTCAAGGTGTTTTTTTCCGTCAATCGCTTAAGGTCATTGCAAAGAAAAATAATGTTTTTGGTTGGGTCAGGAACCTCTCAGATGGTCGTGTTGAAGCTGTTTTAGAAGGAGATGAAGAAAAAATTAATGTGTTGATTGAATGGGCTCACGGGGGACCTGCTAATTCCAGAGTTCAAAGTGTGGATATAAAGAATGAAAAATTTATTGCAGAATTTTCAAAATTTGATGTTTTGTATTAA
- a CDS encoding 50S ribosomal protein L2, with protein sequence MGKRPLVRRRGRGGNQFRSTSTGKVGSKANYPRFPLSEQHQGEIIDLVHERGREAPLSKIRFEDGSVSFVPAVLGTTVGATLQFGLKSKIEKGNVISVQNIPDGTIVCNIEKHFGDGGAIVKSAGTNATVFSHGDDGVTVKLPSGKFATLNPKNRAMIGTLAGGGATERHFMSAGNKWRSFKAKGKKYPIVRGVAQAAYVHPHGGGRHQHVGQSSTVSRDAPPGAKVGSIAARKTGRARIKERK encoded by the coding sequence TTGGGTAAAAGACCATTAGTACGAAGACGAGGCCGTGGAGGTAATCAATTTAGATCTACGTCTACTGGTAAGGTAGGCTCAAAAGCAAATTATCCACGTTTTCCATTATCTGAACAGCATCAAGGTGAAATTATTGATTTGGTTCATGAACGTGGTAGAGAGGCACCCTTGTCTAAAATTAGATTTGAGGATGGTTCTGTCTCGTTTGTGCCTGCAGTTCTTGGAACTACAGTAGGTGCAACGTTACAGTTTGGATTAAAATCAAAAATTGAAAAAGGAAATGTCATAAGTGTTCAAAACATTCCTGATGGTACTATCGTATGTAATATAGAAAAGCATTTTGGGGATGGTGGAGCTATTGTTAAATCTGCAGGGACTAATGCAACTGTTTTTTCTCATGGTGATGATGGTGTAACCGTTAAACTACCATCTGGAAAATTTGCTACCCTGAATCCAAAAAATAGGGCCATGATTGGTACTCTTGCTGGAGGTGGAGCTACTGAGCGACACTTTATGAGTGCCGGTAACAAATGGCGTAGTTTTAAGGCTAAAGGAAAGAAATATCCGATTGTTAGAGGTGTTGCTCAGGCAGCTTATGTTCACCCACACGGTGGTGGCCGTCATCAACATGTGGGACAAAGTTCTACAGTTTCTAGAGATGCTCCTCCTGGTGCTAAGGTTGGTAGCATTGCTGCTAGAAAGACGGGACGAGCTAGAATTAAAGAAAGAAAGTAG
- a CDS encoding CDC48 family AAA ATPase → MSQNALSLKVLEAYTRDVGRGVARIDYDSMDTLTASTGDVIEIKGKRRTVAKCLPLYPSDEGKGIIRIDGLGRNNSGIAIGDTISVRKIKAVAAEKVVVAPLEAIPPIDERYLADALESVPLIKGDNVMVPYFGGRLTFQVIGVTPAADAVLVTQKTVFHIAEKGETLRGVPQVTYEDIGGISNEIKKVREMIELPLRHPEIFEKLGIEAPKGVLLYGPPGTGKTLLAKAVANESQAHFISISGPEIMSKFYGESEARLREIFKEAREKAPSIIFVDEIDSIAPKREEVTGEVERRVVSQMLSLMDGLEARGKVIVIAATNRPNAIDPALRRPGRFDREIEIKVPDKKGRKDILAIHSRNMPLADDVDMGKISSVSHGYVGADLEYLCKEAAMKCLRRLLPILNLEEEKLPPETLEKLIVNHEDFQKALIEVTPSGMREVFIENPDVKWEDVGGLEEVKRELQEAVEWPMKYPGLYDKLGHSMPRGILLHGPSGTGKTLLAKAVATQSEANFVSVRGPELLSKWVGESERGIREIFKRARQSAPCVIFFDEIDSIAPIRGAGGETAVTERVVSQLLTELDGMENMHGVIVLAATNRADMIDPALLRPGRFDKIIQIPLPDKESRKSILKINADKISTITEESDPSHVDIDKIAELADGLSGADTASIANTAVSLVIHEFLNDNPDVKDVEKTTIDAKVTMKHFEEAVKKVREQKNLKIGENAPIAGFA, encoded by the coding sequence ATGAGTCAAAATGCTCTTTCTCTCAAAGTACTTGAAGCATATACACGAGATGTTGGCAGAGGAGTAGCAAGAATAGATTATGACTCGATGGATACTCTAACTGCTTCTACGGGAGATGTTATAGAAATCAAAGGTAAAAGAAGAACGGTAGCAAAGTGTCTTCCACTATATCCATCAGATGAAGGAAAAGGAATTATTAGGATTGACGGACTTGGAAGAAACAATTCAGGAATTGCGATTGGAGATACAATTTCGGTTAGAAAAATAAAGGCAGTGGCTGCAGAAAAAGTAGTAGTTGCACCACTAGAAGCAATACCTCCAATAGATGAAAGATATCTTGCAGATGCCTTAGAGAGTGTTCCTTTGATCAAAGGTGACAACGTGATGGTTCCATATTTTGGTGGACGTTTGACTTTTCAAGTTATTGGAGTAACACCTGCAGCAGATGCTGTTTTGGTAACTCAAAAAACTGTTTTTCATATTGCAGAAAAAGGAGAGACATTACGCGGCGTTCCTCAAGTAACCTATGAAGATATTGGTGGCATCTCAAATGAGATTAAAAAAGTCAGAGAGATGATTGAACTTCCATTAAGACATCCAGAAATTTTTGAAAAATTAGGAATCGAGGCACCAAAAGGAGTATTGTTATACGGCCCACCTGGAACGGGAAAAACATTGCTTGCAAAAGCAGTAGCAAATGAAAGTCAAGCTCATTTCATTAGTATTTCAGGTCCAGAAATAATGAGCAAGTTTTATGGTGAAAGTGAAGCCAGATTAAGAGAAATCTTCAAAGAAGCTAGAGAAAAAGCTCCATCAATTATCTTTGTTGACGAAATAGATTCAATCGCACCTAAGAGAGAAGAGGTGACAGGTGAAGTTGAAAGAAGAGTGGTTTCTCAAATGTTATCATTAATGGATGGGTTGGAAGCTAGAGGAAAGGTTATCGTCATTGCAGCAACAAATCGACCAAATGCAATTGATCCTGCACTTAGAAGACCAGGGAGATTTGATAGAGAAATTGAGATTAAAGTTCCAGACAAAAAAGGAAGAAAAGACATACTTGCAATCCATAGCAGAAACATGCCATTAGCAGATGATGTCGACATGGGAAAAATTTCATCAGTTAGTCATGGATATGTTGGTGCAGACTTGGAATATCTTTGTAAAGAAGCTGCAATGAAATGTTTGAGAAGACTATTACCAATTTTGAATTTAGAAGAAGAAAAACTCCCTCCTGAAACTTTGGAGAAACTGATTGTCAATCACGAGGACTTCCAAAAAGCTTTGATCGAAGTAACGCCGTCAGGAATGAGAGAAGTCTTTATTGAAAATCCAGACGTCAAATGGGAAGATGTAGGAGGTTTAGAAGAGGTCAAGCGAGAGCTACAAGAAGCTGTTGAATGGCCAATGAAGTATCCGGGTCTTTATGATAAACTAGGTCACAGTATGCCAAGAGGAATTTTACTTCACGGACCAAGTGGTACAGGAAAAACATTGCTTGCAAAAGCAGTAGCCACGCAAAGTGAAGCAAACTTCGTTTCAGTAAGAGGACCTGAACTTTTATCAAAATGGGTAGGGGAATCAGAAAGAGGCATCAGAGAAATTTTCAAAAGAGCACGTCAATCAGCTCCATGCGTAATTTTCTTTGATGAAATAGATTCTATTGCTCCAATTAGAGGCGCAGGTGGAGAAACTGCAGTTACTGAAAGAGTGGTCAGTCAACTATTGACAGAATTAGACGGAATGGAAAATATGCATGGCGTCATAGTTTTAGCTGCAACAAATAGAGCAGATATGATTGATCCAGCATTATTAAGACCAGGAAGATTTGATAAGATTATTCAAATTCCACTTCCAGATAAAGAAAGCAGAAAGAGCATATTAAAAATAAACGCGGATAAAATTTCAACAATAACTGAAGAAAGTGATCCTTCACATGTAGATATTGATAAAATTGCAGAATTAGCAGATGGACTTAGCGGTGCAGATACAGCATCTATTGCAAACACTGCAGTATCTCTAGTAATTCATGAATTCTTAAATGACAATCCAGATGTGAAAGATGTCGAGAAAACCACCATTGATGCCAAAGTCACCATGAAACACTTTGAAGAAGCTGTGAAGAAAGTGAGAGAGCAAAAGAATCTAAAAATAGGCGAAAACGCTCCGATTGCTGGTTTTGCATAG
- a CDS encoding TIGR00269 family protein → MKCDRCENQAAYTRKYSGEKLCSQCFSKSIVKKTAKTISKYNMIRHDELVAVAVSGGKDSLALLKIINEMASTHSFKIKAITIDEGIPGYRNEALELVEKVCNQLNVEHKVYSYKDLFELTLDEALELREGEKTTSCSICGTFRRRAMEHAAKDIGADVIATGHNLDDALQTFVINMLSGDTTKIGWMDPDTSANTLRKIKPFCEIYESEIVFYAFTNDIPFQSEPCPHMNEGIRTEIREFLNSLETQHSGIKNNLYQSILKVSQVVKNSSSKKRRKCQQCGNECTGEVCSVCMTVLKLKENQT, encoded by the coding sequence ATGAAATGCGATAGATGTGAGAATCAAGCAGCATATACGAGAAAATATTCAGGTGAAAAACTTTGTTCACAGTGTTTTTCAAAATCCATTGTAAAGAAAACTGCTAAAACCATTTCAAAATACAACATGATTCGGCATGATGAATTGGTGGCTGTTGCAGTATCAGGTGGAAAAGATTCGTTAGCATTATTAAAAATCATTAACGAAATGGCATCAACTCACAGTTTTAAAATAAAAGCAATAACCATTGATGAAGGAATACCAGGATACAGAAATGAAGCATTGGAACTAGTTGAAAAAGTTTGTAACCAATTGAATGTAGAGCACAAAGTATACTCTTACAAAGATCTGTTTGAATTGACATTGGATGAAGCATTGGAACTAAGAGAGGGAGAAAAGACAACATCATGCTCAATTTGCGGCACATTTAGAAGACGTGCGATGGAACATGCAGCAAAAGACATTGGTGCAGACGTGATCGCAACAGGTCACAATCTAGACGATGCATTGCAAACATTCGTGATAAATATGCTATCAGGCGATACAACTAAAATTGGATGGATGGATCCAGATACATCTGCAAATACTTTAAGAAAGATTAAACCGTTCTGTGAGATATACGAATCTGAAATAGTTTTTTATGCATTTACGAATGACATTCCATTCCAATCAGAGCCATGTCCCCACATGAATGAAGGAATAAGAACCGAGATTCGTGAGTTTTTGAATTCATTGGAAACTCAACACAGCGGAATTAAAAATAACTTGTATCAATCAATTCTCAAGGTATCACAAGTTGTAAAAAATTCCAGTTCCAAAAAAAGAAGAAAATGTCAACAATGTGGAAATGAATGTACCGGGGAGGTATGCTCAGTCTGTATGACAGTATTAAAACTGAAAGAAAACCAAACCTAA
- a CDS encoding YjbQ family protein — protein MKFLTEYLTFQVKTRRAFVNITPDIKKLVTKSEIREGLCLVNAMHITASVFINDNECGLLNDYEKWLESLAPHEPITQYEHNKTGEDNADAHLKRQVMGREVVVAITNGELDFGPWEEIFYGEFDGKRSKRVLVKIIGE, from the coding sequence ATGAAATTTTTAACTGAATATCTTACATTTCAAGTTAAAACTCGAAGAGCCTTTGTCAATATTACTCCCGACATAAAAAAATTGGTCACAAAAAGTGAAATCAGAGAAGGACTCTGCCTTGTAAATGCAATGCACATTACAGCAAGTGTTTTCATTAATGACAATGAATGTGGCTTGCTTAATGATTACGAAAAATGGTTAGAAAGTTTAGCTCCGCACGAACCAATCACACAATATGAACATAATAAAACCGGTGAGGATAATGCAGATGCTCATCTAAAAAGACAAGTAATGGGTAGAGAAGTCGTGGTTGCTATCACAAATGGCGAATTAGATTTTGGTCCGTGGGAGGAAATTTTCTACGGCGAATTTGACGGAAAAAGATCGAAAAGAGTTTTAGTTAAAATTATTGGAGAATAA